From Sporolactobacillus pectinivorans:
GAATTCGACGCAGCGATCATTTACGATGCATCAGCGGAGAATTATCATCGTGAAAATGAGCGAACCATTTTCTATACGTCCTGCACGCGTGCCATGCATGAATTGGTGCTGCTGAATACCGGTGATGCCACGCCTTTCTTGGAAGACGTTCCAGATGAAAAGTACGTGCGTGTCTCAATGGAAAAGCAATAATTCGCTGGAGTTTGGGCGATACATAATGCTTTAAAAAAATTGGGCATCGGAACTGACGATAGAAAAAAACTGTAATTGGGACAAAAACAGTCCCTGTTCTTATGGAAACAGATGGGATGAGAGGGTTTGGGGAGCATGCAGAAATATAAAGTGCTGAGTTTTCTTGTCTTTGCCAACCTCTTTTGGGCGGGAAATTACGTTTTCGGCAAATATGTTGTTGCCGAAATGACACCGGTCCAGATGACGTTTATTCGCTGGCTGATCGCCATTATTTTTTTATTTCCGCTGGCGCAATGGATTGAAAAGCCGGACTGGAAATCGGTTTGGAAAGAGTGGAAGGTGCTGCTGGCACTTTCCTTGCTTGGAATCCTCGGGTATAACATTTTACTTTATGAGGCACTGAGATTCACAAGCTCGCTGAATGCTGCACTTGTTAATTCAATCAATCCGGCAATGATCGCAGTTTTTGCGGTCTGGCTGCTGAAAGAAAAACTCACGCGGATAAACGTGCTTGGTCTTGTTGTATCACTGGTCGGAGTTCTGCTTGTGTTGACACATGGACACCTGCTCCAGGTTTTTACGGTCCAATATAACCAGGGCGA
This genomic window contains:
- a CDS encoding DMT family transporter; the encoded protein is MQKYKVLSFLVFANLFWAGNYVFGKYVVAEMTPVQMTFIRWLIAIIFLFPLAQWIEKPDWKSVWKEWKVLLALSLLGILGYNILLYEALRFTSSLNAALVNSINPAMIAVFAVWLLKEKLTRINVLGLVVSLVGVLLVLTHGHLLQVFTVQYNQGDLLMLLAIAVWTFYTLIGKKMKQIPPIAATAVSAALGLIVLFPFFLASGFTFRLSPSATAGILYIALFPSVCSFIFWNSAVRDVGASRAGIFLNLLTVFTAVISLLLGKTITLPQIIGGLFVILGVYLTNRKAAAVKNLPAE